A part of Pararoseomonas sp. SCSIO 73927 genomic DNA contains:
- a CDS encoding tripartite tricarboxylate transporter substrate binding protein: protein MARRSRLGIALAGLLSACALWTAPAAAQIPNRPVRIVVPFVPGGTSDIVARILAAGAAPHLPAGAVVDNRAGAAGNIGTAEVARAQPDGTVLIQCTIGTCAANPFLYANPGYDLQRSFAPVILTGAVRNVMSVSNALPAKSLAEVIALVRARPGTITFGSSGVGASNQLAPELLRGMLGINWIHVPYRGSGPAITDLIGGRIDVFFDNLPSILPQIRAGTVRPIAAVSNERIPELPDVPTFRESGLPELAQGLEIDSWFGFLAPAGTPDATVEALNAAFNRALQDPAVRQRLREAAVVPLGGPPARMAGQLRSEAARWGEVIRANNISAE from the coding sequence ATGGCACGGCGTTCACGGCTGGGCATCGCCCTGGCCGGGCTGCTCTCGGCCTGCGCGCTCTGGACCGCGCCGGCCGCCGCGCAGATCCCCAACCGCCCCGTGCGGATCGTCGTGCCCTTCGTGCCCGGCGGCACCAGCGACATCGTGGCGCGCATCCTCGCCGCGGGCGCGGCACCCCACCTGCCGGCGGGCGCGGTGGTGGACAACAGAGCCGGGGCAGCCGGGAATATCGGCACGGCCGAGGTGGCGCGCGCGCAGCCGGACGGGACGGTGCTGATCCAGTGCACCATCGGCACCTGCGCGGCCAACCCCTTCCTCTACGCCAACCCCGGCTACGACCTGCAGCGCAGCTTCGCGCCGGTGATCCTCACCGGGGCGGTGCGGAACGTGATGTCCGTCAGCAACGCGCTGCCGGCGAAGAGCCTGGCGGAGGTGATCGCCCTCGTCCGCGCCAGGCCCGGCACGATCACCTTCGGCTCCTCCGGCGTCGGCGCCTCGAACCAGCTGGCGCCGGAGCTGCTGCGCGGCATGCTCGGCATCAACTGGATCCATGTCCCCTATCGCGGCAGCGGCCCGGCGATCACCGACCTCATCGGCGGGCGGATCGACGTGTTCTTCGACAACCTTCCCTCCATCCTGCCGCAGATCCGCGCCGGCACGGTGCGGCCGATCGCCGCCGTGTCCAACGAGCGCATCCCCGAGCTGCCGGACGTGCCGACCTTCCGCGAGTCCGGCCTGCCGGAGCTGGCCCAGGGGCTGGAGATCGACAGCTGGTTCGGCTTCCTCGCCCCCGCCGGCACGCCGGACGCGACGGTGGAGGCCCTCAACGCCGCCTTCAACAGGGCCCTGCAGGACCCGGCCGTGCGCCAGCGCCTGAGAGAGGCCGCGGTGGTGCCCCTGGGCGGCCCGCCCGCCCGCATGGCCGGGCAGCTGCGGAGCGAGGCGGCCCGCTGGGGCGAGGTGATCCGCGCCAACAACATCAGTGCCGAGTAG